The Campylobacter curvus genome includes the window AATTTGCGGTGCAGGCGAGCTTTCGCTACGGCTTTTCGGTCGACCCAAAGACCGGCAAACGCTATATGAACGAGCTTGCCGACAGGAAAATCAGAGCCGACGCGATGTTTAAAATAATCGACGCCAAAGCAAACAGCTATCCGATCAACCTATGCGACTCCGTCGCCGCGGCAAAGCTCGTGCCAAGCGACCTTGAAAACCCGATGAAAAGCGGCGTGATCAAAAAATTCGACACCCTTGACGAGCTCGCAAAAGAGTATAAAATCCCGGCTGATGAGCTAAAAAAGACTGCCGAGCGCTACAACGGCTTTGTTAAAAGCGGGGTCGACGAGGACTTTGGCAAGCCGATGAAGCTGACTGATGGCATCACGGTCGCAACTCCGCCATTTTACGCGATGCGTGGCGCTCCAAAGCTTCATCACACGATGGGTGGCGTAAAGATCAACACCAAAGCGCAGGTCTTAGACATCAACGACGAGCCGATACCGGGATTTTACGCGGCGGGCGAGGTCACGGGAGGCACGCACGGAGCTAGCAGGCTTGGCAGCTGCGCGATCTTGGACTGCCTCACGTTTGGCATGATCACGGGCGAGAATATAGGCTAAATTTAGCTTTAAATTTACGCTATGGGTGGGCTGGAATTTGACCTGCTCCTGTAAATTTAAATTTGTTTTATAAGGCATCTTTTGATCTGCAAAAGCAAAACCCTACGAAGCGACGCTATTTTTACTTCGCTTCAGTCGCAACTAAACTTCTTGAAAAAATGAAGCAAAATAGATGCCGCTCTACTTGATGCTGTTTGCGTTCTCCTATGCCGGGTCGCTTATAAGCCCGCTTAATGCTCGCTCTTTAGCCCCGCTCCGCAAAGCGAGATGATGCTCTCTCCTTTTAGCTCGTGCGTTTTTATATAGTTTAGATACGCGGCGTAGATTGCGGCTGTCGTGTGCTCCACGTAAAATCCGCCTCGCGCTAGACGCTGCCTGGTAGGCACGATGTCGGTCTCCGGGATCGTGATGACCTCGCGCTCGCCCTCATAAGAGTCGGCCAAAATTTGCTCGCCTCGCATCGGTTTTCCTATGGCTATGCCTTCAGCCTCAGTCGGCTTTGGCACGATGTCGCGAGGCTTGTTTGTCGCGCCAAAAAGCGGGGCGCAGTTCTCACTTTGCACGATGAAAATTTTAGGCGCTTTAGCGATCGCGCCGGCTCTAAGAAGCTCACCAAGGGCGAACTCGCAGCCGATTAGAAGCGTGCCGTTGCCAACCGGCAAAAAGAAATTTTCAGGCACACGGCCAAGCTGCTCGAAAATCTCATAAACGTATGTCTTCGTGCCTTGGTAAAACATCGGGTTATAGACGTGGTTTGCGTAGTAGACGCCCTCATCTAGCGCCTTTTTACGGCATGCGTCGGCGGTCTCGTCGCGCGAGCCATCAAAGACCGTCGCAGTAGCGCCAAACGCTCTTATCATATCGATCTTTTTTTGCGATGTGCCCTTCGGTACGTAAATTTCACATTCGATGCCCGCCCTGGCGCAGTATGCCGCTACCGAGTTGCCGGCGTTGCCGCTACTATCTTGCAAGACCTTTTTCACGCCGATAGTTTTGCAAAGCCATATCAAAACAGCCGCCCCGCGGTCTTTGAAAGAAAGCGTGGGCATCGCGTAGTCAAGCTTGAAAAATAGCTTTTCGTCAAATCTCACCGTCGCCGTCATGCCCTCGCCCAGCGTGATCTCGCGCCAAATTTCATTCTTTAAAGGCATGAAATTTCGGTACCGAAAGAGGCTAAATTCGCCCTTATCTATAAGATCCGTCGAAAATTTAGGCGGCGTGAAGTCAAGATCGTAAAGCCCGCCGCATTCACAGCGATATTTCGTGCTCTCAAGCGGTGCCAAAGCGCCGCATTTACTGCATTTAAATTTCATCATCTATCCTTTTGCGACATCGCCACGGTCGCCTCTATCTCTACCAAGCAGCCAAAATGAAGCCCCGACGTAGGCACTACAACGCGAGCCGGCTTGTGCTCGCCAAAGAATTTCGCGTATTCATCGTCTATCTCGTCCCAAAACGCGACATCGGGCGTATAAACGCGGCACATCAGCACATCTTGCCTATTTGCACCGGCGAGCTTTAAAACCTCGTCTAAATTTGCCAGAGCCTGCCTCGCATGCGCCCTGACTCCGCCCTCAGGCAGCTTCATCGCCCGCAGATCGATGCTAAGCTGCCCCGACACATACAGTATCCCTGCGTGCTCCACCGCCGGGACATAGTGCGCCTTTTTCTTTTTTGACGCCCGCGTTTGATAAAATTTCATATTTTTCCTTTAAAATTTCGTCGTTTTATGAGTTGTATTTTACCTTAAAATTTTGATTTAATAATGTATTTTTAAAAATGCTACTGCTCTAAACGATCAAAATTTTAAGACGAAGTATCGTATAATCTTGCAAATAAATTTGAAAGCAAAATGTAACGAAAATGAAAAAGTGCAAATGCTCGCATTGTCAGCTGGAATTTGACGAAAGCTCGATGATATCAGCTCCTGATGGTAATAAATTTTGCTGCTCTGGTTGCAAGAACGTCTATGAAATTTTACGCTCGAACGGGCTTGAGGAATTTTACGAAAGGCTCGGCAAAAACACGCTCTCGCCCGCAAAAGAGAGTGAAAATTTCGACGACTCGACGCGAGATATATACCGAGATTTCATCAAAAAAGATGGAGAATTTAGCAAAATTTCGCTCGTCATCGAGGACATCCACTGCTTTGCGTGCATTTGGCTCGTAGAAAAGGTGCTTTTTGGCACAAATGGCGTCCTAGAAGCGGGCGTGAACGCTGCAAACAACAAGGCTCTCATCGTCTGGGACGAGTCGCAGGTAAGCTTAAATGAAATTTTACGCAGGCTAAACAGCGTGGGATACAAGGCGCATCCTTACGACGCTGAGGGTGAGGAGGCGAGACTGAGCACTAAAAGGCGGGAATTTTACGCCAAGCTCTTAGTCGGCATTTTTTGCACGATGAATATTATGTGGATCGCCGTAGCGCAATACTCCGGCTATTTTAGCGGCATCAGAGCCGATGTGAAAGCGATCTTGAATTTCGCCGAGTTCGTGCTAGCCACTCCCGTGCTGTTTTACACGGGCGGTGCGTTTTTTGCCGGGGCTCTTACCGCGCTAAAAGGCCACACGCCAAATATGGATCTGCTAGTCGCCACAGGAGCCAGCCTAGCCTACATCTACTCGGTATATGCGATGTTTTCGCGCAGCGGTGAGGTGTATTTCGACTCGGTCGCGATGATCATCACCTTCGTTTTTATCGGTAAATTCCTTGAAATTTTGAGCAAAAAGCGCGCTGCCGACAGTATCGACGGGCTAAATCA containing:
- a CDS encoding RidA family protein; the encoded protein is MKFYQTRASKKKKAHYVPAVEHAGILYVSGQLSIDLRAMKLPEGGVRAHARQALANLDEVLKLAGANRQDVLMCRVYTPDVAFWDEIDDEYAKFFGEHKPARVVVPTSGLHFGCLVEIEATVAMSQKDR
- a CDS encoding pyridoxal-phosphate dependent enzyme, with translation MKFKCSKCGALAPLESTKYRCECGGLYDLDFTPPKFSTDLIDKGEFSLFRYRNFMPLKNEIWREITLGEGMTATVRFDEKLFFKLDYAMPTLSFKDRGAAVLIWLCKTIGVKKVLQDSSGNAGNSVAAYCARAGIECEIYVPKGTSQKKIDMIRAFGATATVFDGSRDETADACRKKALDEGVYYANHVYNPMFYQGTKTYVYEIFEQLGRVPENFFLPVGNGTLLIGCEFALGELLRAGAIAKAPKIFIVQSENCAPLFGATNKPRDIVPKPTEAEGIAIGKPMRGEQILADSYEGEREVITIPETDIVPTRQRLARGGFYVEHTTAAIYAAYLNYIKTHELKGESIISLCGAGLKSEH